The sequence TATTAGATAATATTTTACCATCCCTGCAAATCGAAGCTGCTGTTTCATCGCAGGAACTCTCTATGGCCAAAATTGTAATTCCCATATATCTTCGTTTGATTTCCCAATCACCTATTGACTACTTACTTCTAATGGCCACTACAGGGTCCATTCTGGCAGCCAGAGATGCAGGGATAATTCCGGCTAAAATGCCCACGAAAATACAAATACCCACCGCGGTCATCATAATTTTTGGCGATATAAATATGGGGAAGCCTAGGGATGAAGAAATGATCTGTGTCAGGATAAATACCAATAATAATCCGATCATTCCTCCAATGATACAAAGGAAGGCCGACTCCATCAGGAATTCCATGAGAATAGTATTCTTTTTAGCACCTATGGCTTTTTTCAGGCCGATCTGGCTGGTCCTTTCCCTAACGGTTACGAACATGATATTAGCAACCCCAAACATACCTACAACCAATGATAACAGGGCGATGAAAAATCCGCCCATATTGATTCCAGAGAAAATGCCGGCAGCGAATTCACCAAAGGCATCTACGTCATTCAGTGAAAAATCATCTTGTTGCGTGGGTTTTAATTTCCGAATTGAGCGCATGGCACCCTGTGTTTCATCTCGCAAAGCTGCCATGGCCATATTTTCCTTGCCCTGCAACATAATCACCGGCTGTGAATATTCTTCATTTACTATCGTCTTCATAAAATCATACGGTAAAAGGACGCACATATCAAATTCCCACCCACCAATAATGCTGCTTCCTTGTTTTTTAATCAGCCCGACAATATTCACATTTTTATTATATACCCTTATAATACGGCCTACTGCCCGTTCCGGTTTGCCAAATAACTCTTCTGCAACTTTGTATCCTATGACAGCTGAGTTTAAAGCGTAATCATAGTCAGTCTGCTGGAAATAACGGCCATCCACCACTTCAATGGTTTGGATATTTCCAAAATCTTCTGTGATCCCATACATTCGCACGTTATCCAGTTTATCATCTTCAAATTCAACCTGGTCCTGGCGCTGTAAGGCAAAGGCAATATTTGCTGCCTCCGGAACAGTCTTCTCCAGCAGTCGCATCTCTTCAATTTTCGGAATAGGCCGGTTCATCAGTTTCCAATATGGCACACGCCCACTGTAATCCCATTTGTCGATAAAAATGGTATTGCTGCCTAAAGCCTTGATATCCTTCTGCACGTTTTGTTCCAGGCTGTTTACAGTGGCCAGTACACCGATGATGCAAAAAATACCTATTGTAATGCCAAATAGCGAAAGAAAAGTCCGAAGTTTATTGGACCTGAATTCACCCAATGCCATTTTTATGCCGGTACCTAAAATTTCGAATGTTCTGCGCATGACTCAAAAATAGGCTTTAGTTTTTGTATATATATGATTTTCAGGACAAACGGCAGGGGTGTAAAAAATGATTTTTTTACCCGAATAAATGTTAAATTAGAAGAAGGTAATCCGACCCCGGTGAATCAGTGAATATTATTCCATCACCTAAATTATATTCCCATGGTTACCACAGACATTGCACAGCTAACCGGAGAGTGTTCCAGCTGGAAAAGCACCCTCCGCGATCAAAGAAGTCAACTTTCTTCCCTTAAAGAAAAACTCCAGCAACTCTCTTCCAATCTTCTCGATAAATCTACGCTTCAGGACCTCGAACATCTGCAAAACCAGTTTTACATTCAATTGATCAACGTACATGACCTGAAGCATGCCATCAAAGAGCATGAACAGATCGCTTTCTGGGAAAAGGAAAAAAAAGGTCAGGCTACCGATGCTACCTGGG comes from Flavihumibacter fluvii and encodes:
- a CDS encoding ABC transporter permease — protein: MRRTFEILGTGIKMALGEFRSNKLRTFLSLFGITIGIFCIIGVLATVNSLEQNVQKDIKALGSNTIFIDKWDYSGRVPYWKLMNRPIPKIEEMRLLEKTVPEAANIAFALQRQDQVEFEDDKLDNVRMYGITEDFGNIQTIEVVDGRYFQQTDYDYALNSAVIGYKVAEELFGKPERAVGRIIRVYNKNVNIVGLIKKQGSSIIGGWEFDMCVLLPYDFMKTIVNEEYSQPVIMLQGKENMAMAALRDETQGAMRSIRKLKPTQQDDFSLNDVDAFGEFAAGIFSGINMGGFFIALLSLVVGMFGVANIMFVTVRERTSQIGLKKAIGAKKNTILMEFLMESAFLCIIGGMIGLLLVFILTQIISSSLGFPIFISPKIMMTAVGICIFVGILAGIIPASLAARMDPVVAIRSK